The genomic segment GTTGTTACGTTTTTGTTTTGGTAGCTTCCTGTGTTGTGCGAACCCAGAAAACAAGCTAATTCTGCAAGCCGGTTAAGAGCGTTGGGGGAATGAAACATCACATTCCTAGCAACTTGTGCTTGCTCGAGGGTAGGGAAATGACCCCCCCAAAGGATTTACACCATCATTTTATATCTTCAAAGAGAGTCTTCTCTCCATCAATAGCCTCCTAATGGATAAACCAACATGGGAAGATAAGCCACCAATTCAAGCAGAACCTCGAAACTTAGTCATGCCTTCTGACAATCTGGGATTGAGATTGCTGTTCTGGAACAAGCATTCGCCGTCTTTCCAAAACGCTAAGAAGAATTGAAATGTAAGGTTCGACCCTATTTCTAAAGCCATGAGTTTTCACGAGTTAAAACTAGGTCTTGCTTATTCGGCCACCAGAACAAGGAAATCAAGGGGAAAGAATGAAGTCTCAATTATTAACCTCCATCAAATCCAGCCTTTTACGATGAGGAGGAGAGATGCTTttacatatatatagagagagaagagTGAAGAGGCCTTCACACTGCAGTGGATTGatctgagatgatgatgatgatgatgatgatgatgatgatgatgatgatgatgatgatgatgatgatgatgataataataataatgcctttcCTAAACGCATTTGCATACTATTTAGGTTGCAGCACTATCAGAATCAAATGGAAGTCTGTCCCATTTTCAAGAAGGTCGGATCTTACCAAATTACCCTCCCGTGTCTACGGCTTCTAAGCAATATTGCTGCGAAGGCCAGAGAAATATTAAGGCTCCGCAAGGCTCCGAGCAGCGTCCATAGGATCGCGAGGAGGGAAATCCGTCTCCTTTCGTCCCTCTCTTCCCTCGTTTTCAGCTCCTTAAATGCGAGGGAAGCGACGCGATTCTAAGGCTGCCGAAATGCGGAGCAAAACGGGTCCTCTTCCTAACCGTGTGCGCCTTGCTGCGGCAGATCCTCGTCCTTCGGGGCGCCCTTGCAGAGCACTTCAGCTTGGCGTCCCCTGCTTCCCTCGTTTTATGTCGGGAGTGAAAGTATTAATTGAGCAATCTCGAGGAAAGCGGGGAGGACTCGGGGCGCCGTGCGCTGGGAGTCCTTCCCTCCCTGGCCCAGCCGCGCAGACCCGCAACTCAGCTGAGTCAAAACCACCCCACCGGTCTTCTCCGGCCACCCCCTTTCTTCTCTCCTTCAGTTTCGCTTCTGAGGGGTCACTCGTTCATTAGATCCCTCAGAGGGAAGGAAGGCGCCCTTATAGGACCCCCGATCCTCTCGCGGAGGCCTCAcctgccttccttcccttcccttcttttcctttcctttcccttcccttcctttcctttccttttttttctttttcttttttcttttcttcttttttgcagtAACCCCCACTCCCCCCGACGAGGAAGAGACCGCAGCCTCCTTCGGCCAACGGCTGGGGAAAGGCAAAGGAAGGGGAAGCGCCAACAGCCATTAATTTTGTCCTGGAGCAAGCCGTTCCCTAAGAAAGTCCCAACCGAGAATAGCTGGGAGCGCTTTTCGCCTTCCTAACCTCGCTTTCCCAGACCCCGGGCTCGCTTCACGACCACCCGCatcccctcttctttttcttcgtTCTTGCGCCCCGACCTTCAGCAACTCACCTGCCAGCCGCCCATTCGCCGGACCCCAGACTCGCTTTGTCTTCTGCTCCGGGTCGGAACCCCGCGCCCTTCGGCCCCTCACCCCAGCTGCCCCGAGGCCTCGACCCCGCGCCCTCCCTCTCGGGGCCCGCCGCCCCAGTCCTCGTCCAGCGCTCCCGACCCCCCACCCCGCGCGCGCCCCGCTCCCGCTTACCTTGCAGCTCGGCTGGGTTGTGGCTGTTCTGATGCAGGTAGGGCTGCTCCAGGGAGTGCGAGGAGAGGCCGGAGGAGAGCGGGTTGCCGGCTGGGTTGCATGGCGAGAGCGGCTGCTGCTTGATGTAAGAGGCGCCGCCGTTCAAGCCGGGGGCGGGCGAGGGCGCCCAAGCCGAGGGGGCCGTGCCGGAGTAAACCGAGTGGGGCTCCATCACCCCTCCGCCGGGCAGCAGGGGCGAAGCGGGCACGGATCCGTCGTGGTGGCCGTAGTCTCCTCCCGCCGAGGCGGCCCCGGCTCCCCCGCCGCCGCAGCTGCTCATATAGGCGTGGTGGCCCCCGTTGGAGGGCAGGTGAGGCACCGAGTGGCCGGCCAGCCCCATGCCGTCCACGTTGACCATGCCCAGGGCGCCACCGTCCAAGGGCAGGCTGCTGGGCGGGCAGGAGGGCGCCTGGAAGCTGTAGCTGTCGGGGAGGTGGTTGAAATTCAAGTTCATCATGCTGTACATGGGCTTGAGGGCCTGGCACTTCCGCCTGAAGCCGCGGGGCCGCCGTCGGAAGGAGCCCTCCTCGAACATGAACTCGCTGGCCGGGTCGATGGTCCAGTAGTGGCCCTTGCCGGGCCGGCCCAGCCCCTTGGGCAGCTTGATGAAGCACTCGTTGAGCGAGAGGTTGTGGCGGACCGAGTTCTTCCAGCCCTGGTAGGAGCCGCGGAAGAAGGGGAAGCGCGCCTGCAGGAACTGGTAGATCTCGCTCAGCGTCAGCCGCTTGGACGGCGAGCTCTGGATGGCCATCACGATCAGCGCGATGTAGGAGTAGGGCGGCTTCTCCGGCCGGCGGATTCCCGCGTTGCTCTTCTTGGTCttggcgccgccgccgccgccgccgccgccgccgccgccgccgccgctgctgctgggGGTTGAGGAGCTGGTGGACGAGGCGGCCTCCATGGCGGCGGCGGCTCCaagaggcggcggcggctgggGCTTGTCGGAGGCTGCGGACATAGCAAGCGCCCCGGCCTCGGgcaacggcggcggcggcgggcgagaGGCAGGAGCGCGCAGCAGCAGCCCTGCGGTCATCGACGGCTCCCGATCGCCCCCACCCCTCCCACAGGACAGGCTCCGGGGCGGGAAGGGAGGGGGACCGGCCTCCCCAGGCGCGCGCACGCTCCGGTAGTTCCTCCGCGCGCCCTCCCCGCTCCCGCccgcgcctgcctgcctgcctgtctgccgcCGCCGAGGGCCTGCAGTCCGTGGGGAGCTCTCCTTGGAACAGCCAAGCACGGCGGACGCTACCTCGGAGGAACCCCGGAAAAGAGGGACGCGGGCGCGGAGGAGGGAGCAGTGACGCGAAGGCGCGCCCCACTTGTCAAAGAAGGTATCCAATTCCCGCCCTCGCCCCGGGATTTGTTCCCTAGGATCCAAGCTAGGAAGGGCTGCCCGGATCCTGCTGCTTTCCCAGCGGATTCCGGCGCAAAGGCGTCCCCAGAATTcgcccttcttccttccttccttccttccttccttccttccttccttccttcctcctccgcctcctccttcttttaatttacaatctccttcctcctcctcctcctcctcctcgcccttCCCCCTCCCGGCTCTTCAGACTTCGCGGAGGCTCCGGCCTTCTTCTCTTCGCTCCCCCCTCAACCCCGCCTGCccgctcttcctcctccttccagcccCCGGGGTCTCTGCCAGCCGGGAGCTGCCGCTGCTTCTCCGCCTGTGGAATCGCCGGTCTGCCCCCAGCCGAAGCTGGTGCCTTTCACTTTATCGCAAGTCAGCGGGCGCCTGGCGGCTCTTGACAGCACGACGTAAGAGGCAGAGGGAGCAGTCCCCGCCCCCGCGCCCCTTGCCCCTTGCCGCGCAACTCAACTCAACATTGGTGGGCGCGGAAAGCGACTCCTCCCCTGCTCCAACCCGGAGCTGTTCTGAAGTGTCTCGTCCTCCCCCCCGCAACCCCGCCGTCCTGCTTGGCCTGTTGGAAAAGAAGGACTCTCCGCTGCCCCGCTCGCAGTCCCGGAAAGGCCTTCGCACAAACCCGAACACGTGTTCGGCATTGAAGATGCTCGCTCAGCCCCCGGGATCCTCTTCCAGGGAAACAAGGATAAGCCAAAGGGAGCGCTGAATTTTCTTCCCAGAAAagagtccccccaccccccaccccccaccccatccaagGGACTGCTGTAGAACTCCTGCCGAGCTGCCTGGCGAGGTTCTAGGCCTCGGTTCGGCGGCCCCCTCCCTCGAAACCTCCGGCTGGATTTGTTCGCAAGCAAACCTTGGCTGGAAGAAGGCGGATCGCCAGGCCAGCGGACACTTTTCTGCGGGGCAGGATTTACTGCCGTAAATAACGCATCCTTTGGCTTACTGCCCGGAAGCTCCGGCTTAAGATGTCACTGAATCCCCACCCAACATCCAGCAGacccttccctcctcttcccctcccctccacgaTCTTGAATATTTCTGGTTTCAGCTCCTCCTGGGGGGAAGAAGGTATGCCCACCCATAATATCTTCTCGCTTGGTCTGTTTGCAAACGCCTCGAAAGCACCCGGCTGCTTTTTTTAAACGCCGTCGCTTCGCCGGGCAAACAAAGCCGAAAAGTTGGCCCTTTCGGTTGGGTTGGACTACCGCCCCCATAAACCCCAGCCGCCGTGGGAGAGGCGAGCCAAAGGAGAAAAACAGCCCTCGCCCCAACTCCCCAACAGTTCAAATGTAGGCGTGTGTACTTGTGCATTTCTCGACACCTCCTAGGTATTCCCTCTTTACAGGCACGAAATGAAAAATGTTTCAGAGACGCTGATTCAGGCCCCAAAAACTGATCACCCGCTCAGGAAAAATATTTAGCCAGCCGCGGTGTTTGTACAACGTTGTTTACATGCGccgaaaagagagaaaaagatctcACAGATCAACTCCGGGCTCTcgtggggttgtttttttttttttttttttttgaaggcgGCGAATTTGGAACTCAGCtcacccacttaaaaaaaaaaaacatgtttctgaTTCCTTTGCGAGATACAGACAGACAAGAAGGGCAGGATGTTTATACAACGCAACGTAAACACGTCCCCGGGCCTTCTTTAATAAAAGTCCAgaggattcccccctcccccgcccggCTCAGAATGGCCCACACAGCTTAAATTGCTGTTTGTTAGGGCtttctctcctccccgcccccgcTCCCCGCTTCAGCTTAAACATtttcttctgggggaaaaaaaaaaagtattgaagGCGTTGGTATTATTGGATTCTCGAGAGCAATGGGGTGTCACACACGCGCGCACGCACGGGCGTGTTTGTTCAGCGCGTCCACACAAACAACCCCCAGAAGGGGGTGGGAAAGCAAATCCAGGATTTTCTTTGCTTccttcatcccccccccctttttttttctttaaattaaaccCCTGGGAGATTCTTTTCATCTACTCTTCAGCCTGCCAGTCACTCATCAAGGTAAGTCACTTACAGATTTTGTCACCCTCTTTCCAGGCGCGCGTGGTAAATTTAGCACAATTAAGTTGTTAAAGGGGGTCCAGATTGAAGCGCGGAGGCGGAGAGTTTAGCTTCAGCACCTAATGGTGAGGGGGGCAGACAGGAGGGGAAAAGATCAAgtctgtcccccccccctttttttcccctgttttctttattgtcaAAATGCTGAAGGCCTAGTATATTTAAACTTCACCACCACCAGCAAACGAAACGAAAAAGACAGAGGGATGTTTTAGGGACGCGAATTCTTGttcagggaaaaaaggaaaaagaggccgGCTTCTTTCGAAATGCTTTTCCTAAGGCcatcatttaaaagaaaactttgatTTCATGCTGGGTTTTGGATCCCACTGTGAACGAGGCATTACAAGCAGGCTTCGCCCGTCTGCGGGGCGCCTCGCACATCTATGAGATCAACGAAAAGCAATTTCACCTCAAACCGatttctctgcccccccccccccgcctttcttCCCTGGCtgataaaaaagagagagaagggaggaggCGGCAAGCAGAGggatttctcccccctccccagcagaTTTCTCAATTGCAGCAGAAACAGGCCTTTCCTTTGGATACTGGCCGGGAGGGCGAGGAGGGGGCTGTTGGGTGAAAGGAATGGCTATTTCCCCCCTCTTTGCAACCGAAGAGAGGCACGCACACCCGAGGGGCTCCAGTGCGGGGTTTTTCTTGCACAAAGCTCGCTGCTAGGAGTAGGGCGGCGCGGGGGGGCGGGAGAGAGTGGGGGCGAGGTATATGCCAAGGTTGCGCGTTCCTGACAGGATCGTTTTTAGTGTGGTGTCTAAAGAGAAGCCAGAacgaccgtgtgtgtgtgtgtgtggtgtgtaggGATCGACACACTCAGGCGCACAGATTTCCCGAGGCAGGGAAGATCCCGTGCGAACCCCCGGGGCTGGGCGCGCGCCTGGGGCTCTGCTCGGCCACTTTCTCTGCCCGGCGCTTAGAACAGAGACGGCGCCTCTCCTGCAGCGAGGTGGGGAAAGGGTTTTCTTCTCTTGAGGCCTCGGGAAGGAAGCCAGgtttgtggggggagggaggaggcaaaGCAAGGgaaaggtcctctgaagctggcCCCGGAGCTGCCGCTTTTACGTGCAGGGGGCTCGCTCCCCCGAACCCTAGCGAGGGCGAGGAGCGGCCTGCGCTCTCCCGACTGCAAGCCGGTCGGGGCAGTGGCCTAGCGCAGAAGCGCGGCTTCATTCTTCTGCAAAACGCCCCCATAGGATGGCTCGCTAAACGGCCTGCCTCGTGTTGCAAAGCGTCAGGGCTTCTCATGGCAAAGCAGGTGGGCTGGTTTGGAAGCCTCTTCGGCGTCGGAACGCGGCGCTCAGGCCCTGGTTAGATCTAGCCGGGCCGTTCCCCCGGCGCTGggctgtttttccttccttccttcgcttcgctttcttttgctttccttcggCGAGTTTTGGAGACGCACCAGCGAATTAAAGCCACCGTTGCCTCGGGCTGTTCTGTCTCCCTCCTCCCGTTGCAAAGGGCTAAAAAAGAGGTCGTCCCCCAGTTCCAGTAAGTCAGTTTCTCCCTGGAAAGAGGCCGGCGCATTTTGGCGCAGGGAAAGCTATCTCAGCCTCTCGGGGCTTTAGGTAGGCCGCCGCGCCCTGGTTGAGCTTCATCTTCTTCTCCTTCACCCCGTAATCTCAGCATCCCACCCGGCAGCATCTCAGTAGAAAACCTCTGGGACGTATCTCCAAGCGCTGGGTTTTGTTGGTTTGAGGTATAAGGTTCGTTTTAGCCAATGGCGCAGCTTTCCCCGCCGTGGGCCCTTGGAAATAGATTCCCTCTTCGCCCGCCGGACTGTTTCGACTTTTCTGTCAAAGAGGTGTGAGCAAGACCCACGCGCGGCGCTTAAGATGTTCTTGGCCTAATGCGGCTGGGAGGCTGAGATCCTGCAGCGTTGCATGTGGGTAGAGTTGGAGAGGATGGGGCTGCTAAAATCTGGGTTGAAGAATGCCCCCCCCCATTCACTTTCCTTTGGAGATCGGTTCTgatgggcttacttctgagtaggtcCATTTAGGATTAATCTTTCCCCAAGGAAATCAAGGCGTGTCCGTCGCTAGATCGTGTTTGGgaattgaaggggggggggggtaaactCTCTGCAATAAAATCCCCCTCCCCGGTCTAATTCTTTATTTAGTATTAATTTCATTGTTTCACTGCAAAGAAATGAAGACAAAATTGTTACTGAATAGAACCtaccgtccttccttccttccttccttccttgttttaaaGTCCTTTGGAGTCAGGCGGCTAatgcattcaaataaataaataaaacaaatgcagcaAGTGCATCTTTTAAAGCCGCAATCCCGTAGACCCTCTAGGGCGACCCTCTCCCAAAGTCTATTACATTCAGACGACGTTTTGTCCATTAAGTGAAGGGGAAAACGTGGGGGCAGAAGCTCTTCTGTTCTCTTCCCTCTCATTTTGATAGGGTGTCAGGCGCTGTACAGATATCAGAAGACCTAAAGGAGACTAATTACAGTAGATTGAGATCTAAGGGACTCCGAACTGGAGAAAATGGACGCTCCGCTTTCCAGCCTTTAGCCGTCCTCCCTTCCCTGTCGGAAAATCGATTGCCTTTCCTGGCAACCCGCTTTCTCAAGACTTTAAACGTTGCCACCGCAGGGACCTTTCCTAGGGAGCGAGCCCCAGTGGGTTTATTGGGAAGGTGGAACAAACTGGGCCTTCTGACAGTTTACTGAGGAGGGAGAGAACAACGTGGCCAGGATTATAGCGGGCGTTAGTTCTCTGAAGACATATATAAGATAGATATAAGACATATATAAGATAGATTCGCATTTCCCTTTATTTTTCCAGATGCGGGGCGGGAGAAGGTGATCCGCCAGGAGCAATTTTTGCTTGTGTATATTTATACCTTGGTGCAAAACCTCCGTAGGACCTGAGTTTGTTTTCCCGCGgagtctctttttctctctctctctccctccctccctcctgcatcCAAATTGTTTGCACAGCGGAGAGAGGCGGAAAAACGGAGTATACGTGTGCCTTGCACGCCGCCCTTTTTATCCGCGCACGCCCTCGCGCTCTCGAATGAAACCAGCGGGACACGTACATTGGCCCGTCAAATCTTTGCAACCTCGCTCGGTCACGTTGGGGGCTAAAAAGAGTCGAAACGCGCTtgtatctctttttattttttttccctcccgtGTCCCCCGTTCCCCTGCAGGTATTTTTACTAGCTAATTGCTTAAGCGAAAGAGTCTTGGCCAGAAAGATCGGGGTGGGGCGAGAGGGTAATTCGAAGCTGGAAATCTATCTGGCTACTATTGTCAAAAAAGCAGACTTCGCAGGCGAAGGAAGGCCTGGGccggggttgggggggggggggtcttctctGGAAAGGGGCTTGTTTATCAAAGGTCAGACCACCCACGGGGAGGACGGAGTCGGACGCGCGTCGGCGCTCACCCCAGCCTTTGGCCCTGGTTTTCATTAACACTAGGGAGCCAGGCAGGGAATGAGACGGCCGGCCTCCTATTCGGCCCTGCAACTCACTCGTACACGCGCgcgcgcacagacacacacaaacacacacacacacgaatgcTTTGCACAGTGATCCTCGGCCGTTTATCCAAGCTGGAGGAGAAAGGGGCGACAAAACCAGGTTCGCTGGTTTTGTCGCGTGTGTATCCCAGCCCCAAGGTGTTGACAAGAAGTTGCAAGGGAGCgggcgggggtggggaggggagaggcagATTTTCGGCAGGGCTTCGTGCAGGCGACTTCCCATTATTAATAGCAATGGTATTCGTATCATTTACGCACAAATTGCCAGATAGTTCTGGGTTTAATACTAACTGACCCTTCCGAAGATCTAGGATAGTTCAAGATATTGTCCTAATTTCTGCGCTGATCCAAGTAACTTTTTGTAACTGGTGTATTGAGATTTCGTCCAACCCTGTGTTCATGAGCTTTtccagctttttattttattttttgagatGGCACCAAGTGCAGCAACCACTATTGGCACCATTACgactttccttttcctcctccaccaccaccaccaccacctcctattattattattattattattattattattattattattattattattattattattattatttccttggtGATTGCGGTCACCTCTTTTCTGTGACTTCTCCTGGTTTCCCCAGAGAACTAGCTGGCCTTGCAAATCCATCTACACAGTTGAGTTAATCTGAATAAATAAGGCACTGCCTGACTAAATCTAAAGTCTTCCTGAGGCCAGGCCTGATTCCTGGCGACCAGCGACGGGCACATCTCAGCAGCTTTTTTGCAACCATTTGAAAGCaatttgctattgtcttctggGACAATTTTTGCCCACTTCCCAATCTGGCTTCCCTTTAAGATTTCCTGGCAGTCTCCAAACTAGCCAGACTCCAACAGGCTTACCTTTTCGAGGTTAGCCAAGGTGGCTGACATCTTTAAAACCGGTTCAGCTTTATTCCTCTACAGCTCATCTAGGTGGAAGAACCGCTCTGATTACGCACAATGAAAACCTACTTCAACCACAGCCCCATTATTAACTACTGTGGACAAAGGCAGTTGCTACTTCTGGAAACTTGGCGTTAGAAACACGCAGGGGTTTGCTGCAGGAAAGACGACTGTCTTTTGAAAACCCTTAGCAAAAGATGTTGGGGGTCCCTAAGTGCCTGGCTGGGACAGTTTGCCCACCTCCCCATCAGCTGTTGCTTTCTGAGAGGCATTTGGGGGCGGTTCCAAAATCCCCGCCTTCAGTCCTAAAATCCCCACTGGTTCTTCGGAAGTTCCTGCCAAAAAGCAGCAGAACTTTGGTGACCAACGCCAAAAAACCGGTGGCTGAGTTGTGCCCCATTTTTCATCGCTGTTGCATC from the Candoia aspera isolate rCanAsp1 chromosome 11, rCanAsp1.hap2, whole genome shotgun sequence genome contains:
- the FOXF1 gene encoding forkhead box protein F1, which encodes MTAGLLLRAPASRPPPPPLPEAGALAMSAASDKPQPPPPLGAAAAMEAASSTSSSTPSSSGGGGGGGGGGGGGAKTKKSNAGIRRPEKPPYSYIALIVMAIQSSPSKRLTLSEIYQFLQARFPFFRGSYQGWKNSVRHNLSLNECFIKLPKGLGRPGKGHYWTIDPASEFMFEEGSFRRRPRGFRRKCQALKPMYSMMNLNFNHLPDSYSFQAPSCPPSSLPLDGGALGMVNVDGMGLAGHSVPHLPSNGGHHAYMSSCGGGGAGAASAGGDYGHHDGSVPASPLLPGGGVMEPHSVYSGTAPSAWAPSPAPGLNGGASYIKQQPLSPCNPAGNPLSSGLSSHSLEQPYLHQNSHNPAELQGIRYHSQSPSMCDRKEFVFSINAMASSSMHSGGSGSYYHQQVTYQDIKPCVM